The DNA segment TCCTGCGGAAAAGGTAACGGTAAATATCGATTCATTTTTTTCAAAATTTGTCATACTAAACTCTCTTAAGAGACGGGAAACAATCTCGACAGCATCATTTTGGGCAGTATTTTGAAAAAGGATGACAAACTCTTCCCCGCCATATCTAAATGCAATATCCGAAGTTCTTGTATGCTCCTTTAAAAAGTTAGCAAATGTGGAAAGAACATAATCCCCAGTGAGATGGCCGAATGAATCATTTATCTGTTTAAAATGGTCAAGGTCTATAATGGCTATACTAAATAGTTGTTTGTTCCGAATTAAATCTTTAATATTTCTATTAAAAACATCATTTAGAAATTTCCTGTTGTAGAGTTTCGTAAGCTCATCTAGCATCACTGATTGGTCGTATAATTTTTTTCGTGTTAGAAGCCGTTCTACCCTGACGGTTAATTCCTCCAAATCAATTGGCTTTTCAATAAAGTCATCTGCGCCCAACTTGTAAGCCTTCATTCTTGTTTCGCGGTCATTTAAAAGACTGATCATAATTTTAGGAACAAATTTCTGCTTGTTATGCTCATTCAAGTCATTGAGGACTTGAAACCCACTGATGTCAGCTAAATTTATGTCAATAATTACACAATCAGGATTTAAATCATAGTAATGGGCTATTGCCTTCTCTGGTGTGGTGTTTGCTGCAACCATCCAGCCTTTTTCCTCGAATGTGTCCTTTAACAAAATAAGCATAGAAACATCATCATCAATAATTTGGATTAGAGGGAGATGGTCGTCGTGACGAATTTCTTTGTTTTCCCCTATTTCATAGAAGTTTTCAAATTCATAGGAAAGATTAATTAAATCACCAAGAAAATTCATTAACTCTTCTTTTTCCCATTGTTTATCATCTGTTTCTTCTATCTGTTCAATTAGTCTCCCTGAAAGTTGGTGAAGCCCTCCCAGTTGAAGGGTTCCCGAACTTCCTTGGACCGAGTGAAGAAATCGATATACCTCTGAATTGGAAATTTGTGATTCTTCTTTTGCTTCAAACCACATGGAAAATTGACTCTTTATCTTTTGAAACAGTAAGTTTTTATATTTTGTAAAATCCATACCCTCTACACCCCTATTTGACTAAAGCAAAAATCCAAAAATAGTTCATTTCGTGTTCAACTATTATTCCCAATATCTTCGTTCCTTGTGTATATTGAGTTTATAATTTTTTGATTAATGATACAACGAATTACCTGCAAAAAAACGAGAAAAATGACAAATAAGGAAGAATTTTGTCGATTTTCAGTTTGTAGATAAAAAAAGACCCATTTACATGGGTTCTTGATGTTTACTCACTTTAAATTTTTTATCTTATTTGTACAGCTCTCCATAGCAGTAAGGATAGCTCCACGAAATTGTTCTTTTTCGAGAGCAGCAACAGCTTCGATTGTTGCACCACCTGGGGTACAAACATTATCTTTCAGTTCTCCAGGATGCTTACCCGTATCAAGAACCATTTTAGCTGCGCCGAGAACGGCCTGGGCTGCGAGACGATAAGCCTTATCTCTTGGAATTCCTTGTCTAACACCTCCATCAGCCAAGGCTTCTATGAACATATATACATACGCTGGTGATGACCCACTTATTGCAGGGATGGCATCCATTAGTTTTTCCTCTAGGCGCTCACTTTTACCAAAACAGTGAAATAATTGCTCCACTTCTCTGATTTCTTCCTCGCTAAGGACATCATTTGGACATAAGGCACTCATTCCTTCCCCCACTAGGGATGGGGTATTCGGCATTGTCCGAACGGCTTTTACTCGATAACCAAACCATTGTTTTATATCTAAAAGTGTAATGCCCGCTGCAATCGTTACAATAATAGCATCTTTCTGGATTTCTTCTTTAATTTCAGAAATAACCAATTCATGAAGGTCAGGTTTAACTGCTAAGATCAGTATATCTGAAAATCTTGCTACCTCTTTATTATTTAGGGATGTGAGGATTCCATATTTATTCTCCACTTGTTTAATGGTTTTTTCAGACACAGCACTAGCCATTATGTTTCGTTTAGGAATTACATTTGAAGTAACTAACCCTTCCATCATTGCTTGAGCCATTTTCCCCGCTCCGATAAATCCTATGTTTTTATTCATTTCTCTCAACACCTATCTTCTACTTATACATTTCATTTTCCAATATAATCACTTTCTCTGAAAAATTGGTCCTTCCAATATCTTTTGTATTTTCTACTAACCGATAAATATTATCGCAGCACTGTTTAGCCCCTCTCACTAATAGTGGAACACCAATAAAATCAATATGTATACCTCTAGAAAAAAAGCCTCCCATTGACATAACAAAGGGAACGGTTGGTGAAGTATTGGAAAATACAATTTTTTCATCAAATTTAAATTTCTCTTGTAATAATAAACTCATATCTTTCATTGCTGGAACAACATATTTATTTCTTTTCCGTCCTATCGTATAAACGGAGTGGCCTTCCTCATCAACCCCGTGGAAAATAAGTTTTCCAAAATCCTCCTTTGTTAATTTGTTGAAATATTTTACATTTAAAATTTCCTCCGTTGTTAGTTTCCGTTCAGATTGAGGTAATTGCTTTAAGTGATAGGCCGCAGCCAATGAAGTCGTATGTGTCCCGCCATAATCATTATAAATATAAATCATCATATCATCCCTTAATTTATATTACATAATAGTATGTTTATTTTTTTCATTCTCAATGCAACGGACGACAAAAATAAAAAAAGAGAAGCTAATCTATCGATTAACTCCTCTTTTTACATTTCTTTACTTTTGTAAATCTTTTGGAGAAAATGCCCCTGGAAGTAGGTCTCTTACTTGAATTTTTTGGACATCGCCTCTTAAATTTGTAAGAACAACTTCCATCTCAGGGTCACATAACTCAGAAATCACCTGACGACAAGCCCCACAAGGAGAAACAGGTCCCTCAGTATCAGCTACAACTACTAGTGAATCAAATTGTGTAACACCCTCTGAGTAAGCTTTAAACAATGCAGTTCGTTCCGCACAGTTCGTCATGCTGTAAGCTGCATTCTCAATGTTACAACCTTGAAAAACCTGACCATCTTTTGCTAATAAGGCTGCACCAACTTTGAAATTTGAATATGGCACATAGGCAAACTCTCTTGCTTTATTCGCTTCTTGGATAAGTTCTAATTTTACCATCCTATTCACTCTCCGCCAGGGAATTTTAATGTTGAACTAACTTTGTAATCCAGTCTAAAACAATACCACCAAAATACACACCGAATACCCCAACTACAGCTGAAAACACAGGAGGTGCAGGTAAAGGTAATTTTAAAAACTTAAATAGCATACCAACAATTAAACCAGCAATTAACGCCATAATAACATCTTTCATCTCGGTACCCTCACATTATATATTAATAATTACTATAAGAAAGCTCACCTTTACTAATTGACACACCAGAACTTGCTCCAATTCGAGTAGCTCCTGCTTCCACCATTGCTAACGCATCTTCACGACTGCGGACACCCCCAGATGCCTTTACACCGATTTCTGGACCTACTGTTTCTCTCATAAGACGGATATCTTCCACTGTTGCTCCACCTGTTGAAAACCCTGTAGATGTTTTCACAAAATCTGCTCCGGCTTTAACAGATAGCTCACATGCTCGTACCTTTTCTTCTTTTGTTAACAGACAGGTTTCAATGATGACCTTTACTATAGCTTTCCCTTTTGCTGCTTCAACAACCGCACGAATATCTCTCTCAACCAATTCATCTTGCTCATCTTTAAGCGCAGCAATGTTGATAACCATATCAATTTCATTTGCACCATTTTCAATAGCGTTCGTTGTTTCAAAAGCTTTTGTTTCTGGAGTAGATGCTCCCAGTGGGAAACCAATCACAGTACATACTTTTACTTCTGGAGTGTCTGCAAGCATTTCTGCTGCTGTACGAACCCAAGTTGGGTTTACACACACTGATGCAAATAAATATTCTTTTGCTTCTTTTACTAATGTAACAATCTCTTCCTTTGTTGCGTCTGCTTTTAATAATGTATGATCAATCATTCTTACGACATTTTGTGTCATTTTAAAATCCCCCATGTCTTTTTAATGAAATTTATATAAAAGATTAATAGTATTTTTATCACAATGTAACTATAACAAGTGAGTGAACATTTGTAAATACTTTTATGAACAAATGTAAAGAAATGTTCAAATTCTCGACCGACAACAAAAAAAACTGCCTAATCCGCTTAGTGGCAGTTTTTTCATATTTACTTATCAAGTAGGAATTTAGCTGTAAATTGATCCGTAATGAGAACATTTGCATATTTTCCTTTTAATGCCCCGTATATTCCATCTATTTTATTTGGTCCCCCAGCAACAAGAATGGAATACTCCTTATTCCTTAGCTCATCAAGATTAACTCCAAGCGTTCTTTCATTTAAGCTTTCATTACATATTTCCCCATTCTTATCAAAGAAACGAGAACAAATATCTCCGACCGCCTTCCCATATAGTGATTCCAAGTCGCTCTCTGTAAAATAGCCCAATTGGAATAGTAATGAATCTGTTTTTATAGGACCCATTGTAAATAAGGCAATATTCGCTTGCTTTCCTAATTCAAGAATCTTTCGAATATGGCGGTCAGCTTCCAT comes from the Neobacillus sp. PS2-9 genome and includes:
- a CDS encoding diguanylate cyclase, producing MDFTKYKNLLFQKIKSQFSMWFEAKEESQISNSEVYRFLHSVQGSSGTLQLGGLHQLSGRLIEQIEETDDKQWEKEELMNFLGDLINLSYEFENFYEIGENKEIRHDDHLPLIQIIDDDVSMLILLKDTFEEKGWMVAANTTPEKAIAHYYDLNPDCVIIDINLADISGFQVLNDLNEHNKQKFVPKIMISLLNDRETRMKAYKLGADDFIEKPIDLEELTVRVERLLTRKKLYDQSVMLDELTKLYNRKFLNDVFNRNIKDLIRNKQLFSIAIIDLDHFKQINDSFGHLTGDYVLSTFANFLKEHTRTSDIAFRYGGEEFVILFQNTAQNDAVEIVSRLLREFSMTNFEKNESIFTVTFSAGVFTIHNPDIRLEEALKIADQALYQAKKNGRARVEVINHSPIELSKKTLFVSIIDDDAIIRTMLVRILKVMDFDHFELNLEAFEDGVQFFESKRIEESGEHFLILDGVMPVMDGIEILQKVKRLKKDRNLHVLMLTGRKSESDIERALKLGADDYVTKPFSIKELQARIQRLIKRMK
- the proC gene encoding pyrroline-5-carboxylate reductase; amino-acid sequence: MNKNIGFIGAGKMAQAMMEGLVTSNVIPKRNIMASAVSEKTIKQVENKYGILTSLNNKEVARFSDILILAVKPDLHELVISEIKEEIQKDAIIVTIAAGITLLDIKQWFGYRVKAVRTMPNTPSLVGEGMSALCPNDVLSEEEIREVEQLFHCFGKSERLEEKLMDAIPAISGSSPAYVYMFIEALADGGVRQGIPRDKAYRLAAQAVLGAAKMVLDTGKHPGELKDNVCTPGGATIEAVAALEKEQFRGAILTAMESCTNKIKNLK
- a CDS encoding DUF3189 family protein → MIYIYNDYGGTHTTSLAAAYHLKQLPQSERKLTTEEILNVKYFNKLTKEDFGKLIFHGVDEEGHSVYTIGRKRNKYVVPAMKDMSLLLQEKFKFDEKIVFSNTSPTVPFVMSMGGFFSRGIHIDFIGVPLLVRGAKQCCDNIYRLVENTKDIGRTNFSEKVIILENEMYK
- a CDS encoding cytidine deaminase, whose protein sequence is MVKLELIQEANKAREFAYVPYSNFKVGAALLAKDGQVFQGCNIENAAYSMTNCAERTALFKAYSEGVTQFDSLVVVADTEGPVSPCGACRQVISELCDPEMEVVLTNLRGDVQKIQVRDLLPGAFSPKDLQK
- a CDS encoding DUF1427 family protein; its protein translation is MKDVIMALIAGLIVGMLFKFLKLPLPAPPVFSAVVGVFGVYFGGIVLDWITKLVQH
- the deoC gene encoding deoxyribose-phosphate aldolase; amino-acid sequence: MTQNVVRMIDHTLLKADATKEEIVTLVKEAKEYLFASVCVNPTWVRTAAEMLADTPEVKVCTVIGFPLGASTPETKAFETTNAIENGANEIDMVINIAALKDEQDELVERDIRAVVEAAKGKAIVKVIIETCLLTKEEKVRACELSVKAGADFVKTSTGFSTGGATVEDIRLMRETVGPEIGVKASGGVRSREDALAMVEAGATRIGASSGVSISKGELSYSNY